A genomic region of Serratia fonticola contains the following coding sequences:
- the potD gene encoding spermidine/putrescine ABC transporter substrate-binding protein PotD, translating to MKKWSHLLAAGMMALSFCSANAADDGKTLYFYNWTEYVPPGLLEQFTKETGIKVIYSTYESNESMYAKLKTYKDGAYDLVVPSTYFIAKMSKEGMLQKIDKSKLSNFKDLDPSLLHKSFDPQNDYSIPYIWGATAIGINTEAIDPKSITSWADLWKPEYKGSLLLTDDAREVFQVALRKLGYSGNTTDPKQIEAAYNELKKLMPNVLAFNSDNPANPYMEGEVNLGMLWNGSAYVARQAGTPIEIVWPKEGGIFWMDSLAIPANAKNVDGALKLINFLLRPEIAVQVAETIGYPTPNLAARKLLPKEIADDKSLYPDDAVIENGEWQNDVGEASTLYETYFQKLKAGR from the coding sequence ATGAAAAAGTGGTCACATCTACTCGCAGCCGGGATGATGGCACTGAGCTTCTGCTCTGCAAATGCCGCTGATGACGGCAAAACCCTCTATTTCTACAACTGGACTGAATACGTCCCACCAGGCCTGCTGGAACAGTTCACCAAAGAAACCGGCATCAAGGTGATTTACTCCACCTATGAATCCAACGAAAGCATGTATGCCAAGCTGAAAACCTACAAGGATGGTGCTTACGATCTGGTGGTACCCTCAACCTATTTCATCGCCAAGATGAGCAAGGAAGGCATGCTGCAGAAGATCGATAAAAGTAAACTCAGCAACTTTAAAGATCTCGATCCCAGCCTGTTGCATAAATCATTCGATCCGCAAAACGACTACTCCATCCCCTATATCTGGGGCGCGACCGCCATCGGCATCAACACCGAGGCTATCGATCCGAAGAGCATTACGTCCTGGGCCGATTTGTGGAAACCAGAATATAAAGGCAGCTTGTTACTCACCGACGATGCACGTGAGGTGTTCCAGGTAGCCCTGCGCAAGCTTGGCTATTCGGGCAATACCACCGATCCGAAACAGATCGAGGCGGCCTATAACGAATTGAAAAAGCTGATGCCAAACGTCCTGGCCTTTAACTCTGACAACCCCGCTAACCCCTATATGGAAGGTGAAGTTAATCTGGGCATGCTGTGGAACGGCTCAGCTTATGTCGCGCGGCAGGCAGGCACCCCAATCGAGATCGTTTGGCCGAAAGAAGGCGGAATTTTCTGGATGGACAGCCTGGCTATCCCCGCCAACGCCAAGAATGTCGACGGCGCGCTGAAGCTGATCAACTTCCTGCTACGCCCGGAAATTGCGGTACAGGTGGCGGAAACCATCGGTTACCCAACCCCTAATCTGGCGGCCAGAAAGCTGTTACCGAAAGAAATTGCCGACGATAAATCGCTGTATCCCGATGACGCCGTCATTGAGAACGGCGAATGGCAAAATGATGTTGGTGAAGCCAGCACGCTGTATGAAACCTATTTCCAAAAGCTGAAAGCCGGACGCTGA